Below is a genomic region from Rhizobium sp. 9140.
TTCGCGGTAGTCGGGGTCGAGCACGATCGTGCCCCCATGGCTTTCCGCGATGCGCCTAGCGAGCGATAGGCCGACGCCGGTGCCTGGGAAGATGCTTTCATCCCGGTGGAGCCGCTGGAAGATGTCGAAGATCCTGTCGGCATGTTGCGGATCGATGCCAACGCCATTGTCTGAAAAGGCGATCTGTGCAAACCGCCCGTCTCGCCATCCCGTAATCGTCAGTTCCGGCGCCACACCCGTCCGGCGGTACTTTATGGCGTTGCCGATGATGTTCTGAAAGAGGCGCTTCAGGAGCTCCGAATCCCCGATCACATCGGGAAGAACCTCGATCGTCATCTGCGCGTCACTCTCGACGATATCGTTCTGGAGATTGCCGAGCGCATCCTCGACCACATCGCGCAAGCCTACACGCTGGGGGTTCGAAATCCGGTCCGCGATCCGCGCGTAGTCGAGCAAACTGTCGACCAATTGTATCAGGCGTCGCGATTTATTCCGCAGCTGCGTTGCGTAAACTGGCACGTCTTCCAGTTTGCCCGTCGCAATGTCGTCGGCGATCATCTCCGCGAACATGGAAATCTGCCGCATCGGTGCCTTCAGGTCGTGCGAGACGCTGCTGGTGAATTGCCCTAGCGCCTCGTTCTTCCGCTGCAGCTCCGAACGCTGCTCGGCAATGCGCATCTGCTGGCGCTTCATCTCGGTGATATCGCGGCCCACCGTGACATATTCGACAAGGCGCCGACCGTCGAAGACCGCCAGGTTCGACCACAGCATCCAGATCTCCACGCCATTCGCGGACACGCGGCACTGCTCCTTCGCCGTGGCCGGCTCTTCCGGCGTCAGGCCGCGAAATATATCCACCAGCGGATCGTCCTCGACGAAGAAATCGAGGCAGCTTCGGCCGATGATTGCGTCCGCAGACAAGCCGATGCAGGCGGCGAAACGCTGGTTGACGAAGGTATAGACAAGGTCGGGCGACAGGCGGGTGATGAAGTCGGGTATCGTTTCGACCAGCGTCGCATAGTCCTGCCGCTGCCGATCCAGCTCTTGTTCGACACGCTTCAGGTCGGTCACATCGACCCGGATGGCAACGGTATTGCCGTCGGCGGTCAGCGTATTCTCGGCTCTCAGCCATCGCCCGTTGTTGTAAGGGAAGATCTGCGGCATCCCATCCGCTCTTCGGAACAGCTCGATCTGAGGCCGGATCCAGGCTTCGGCCTCGGCCGATCCCAGCGCCATCCCCTCTTCCGACAGCAGTTGCAGCGCGAAATCGGCCGCTGACATGCCAATCTGCAACCGCGCTCCGACACGGCCGAACAGCTGGCGATAGGCCCTATTGCAAAGGATCAGCCGTTCGTCCTTGTCGTAGATCGCTATGCCCTCTGCGATCACGTCGAGGGCCATATCCACGGTGCGGATCGACGGTACCTCGTCCGTGGTGTCGCGCAGATGTTCGGCACGAATGATCCGGATGGATATTCCCGACACATCGCCAGCGGGAACCGCGATTGTGCGTGTCATGCCGATAAAGCGCGTGCCGTCTGCGCGTTTGTAAAGAACGGAGGCGTCATGCGCACTGCGCGCGCTATCCGGAAAGGCTTCATCGAGCAGCGGCGAGAAAGGTCGGCCGACCATCAGGCGCGCGTCGAACCCGAATAAGCTGGCCGCGGCCGCATTTGCCGAAAGGATCGCGCCTTCCGGCGCCGTCACGATAACGGCGTCGGGATGTTCGTTATACAGAGTCTCAAGGATCGTCCGGTCCAGATTGGGCAAGTCAGCGCCTCTGCCACTTCGGTGCGTATCGATAATACCATCTGGACAAACGGTCCGGCCGCTTGCTGCCAGATAAAAATAAAGTCGCCGACAGCCCTGAAAGGCTCCAATGCGCTATCGGCGCCGCGAAAGGGGATGGACCCGGCGTCGGCCGGATCGCCGCGGTTGCCCGTCAGCCGACCCGCACCACTGCATCGCCCTTGGCGGCAAGGGCTGCGAGATCCGCAGGCTTCAGTTCGACCGATTCACCGCAACCACAGGCCGATGTTTGGTTGGGGTTGTTGAAGGTGAAGCCCGACCGCATCTTGGTCACTTCGAAATCCATACGCGTGCCGAGCAGATAGAGCACGGCCTCCGGTGCGACCCACACACGGGCGCCCGCATGCTCGATCAGGTCGTCCTTGGCATTCGGTTCGCTCACGAGATCGACGGCATATTCCATGCCGGCGCATCCGCCCTTCTTGATGGAGAGCCGGATGCCCTTCGTGTCGCCACCCGCGTTATCGACGATGGCGTTGACGCGCTGTGCCGCCGCGTCGGACAGGCTCATGACCGCAAAACCCATGGAAACTCTCCTTGCAACAACCGGGTTCAAGGCCCGGTGCTTCGCGTTCGAATGTAAGACCCTATCGCCCAGTGATCAATACCAGCCGACGGCGACTTGCGCTTCCTCGGACATCCGGTCCGGGGTCCATGGCGGATCGAAGGTCATGGACACCTCGACCCCGGAAACGCCTTCGACAGTGCCAACCGCATTCTCGACCCAGCCCGGCATTTCGCCGGCCACCGGGCAGCCGGGCGCCGTGAGTGTCATGGCAATCTTCACCATGCGATCGTCCTCGATATCGATCTTGTAGATCAGGCCGAGCTCGTAGATGTCCGCCGGGATTTCCGGGTCGTAAACGGTCTTCAGCGCGGAGATCACGTCGTCCGACAGCCGCGCCAGCTCTTCCGGCGGGATAGCCGACTGGACAATGCCGTTACGGGCATCCGTCGTTTCGCCTGTGGCGTCGGCCGGGGTCTCTAGAGTCATGCTCGTATCCTCACGCAAAGAATTTCCGCGCCTGTTCCAGCGCAGCGACCAGCACGTCGACTTCGGCGCGCGTGTTGTAAAGCCCGAACGAGGCCCGGCAGGTGGACGTCACGCCGAACCTCTTGAGAAGCGGCATGGCGCAGTGTGTGCCGGCCCGCACCGCAACGCCTGCCCGGTCGATGACCGTGGAAATATCATGGGCATGGACGCCTTCGATCTCGAAGGAAAAGATACCGCCCTTGCCCGGCGCCTGCCCGATCACCCGCAACGCGTTGACGGCCTGCAGGCGCTCGGCCGCATAGGTGGCAAGATCCGCCTCGTGCCGCGCGATTTTGTCGCGGCCGATCCC
It encodes:
- the sufA gene encoding Fe-S cluster assembly scaffold SufA, translated to MGFAVMSLSDAAAQRVNAIVDNAGGDTKGIRLSIKKGGCAGMEYAVDLVSEPNAKDDLIEHAGARVWVAPEAVLYLLGTRMDFEVTKMRSGFTFNNPNQTSACGCGESVELKPADLAALAAKGDAVVRVG
- a CDS encoding sensor histidine kinase — its product is MPNLDRTILETLYNEHPDAVIVTAPEGAILSANAAAASLFGFDARLMVGRPFSPLLDEAFPDSARSAHDASVLYKRADGTRFIGMTRTIAVPAGDVSGISIRIIRAEHLRDTTDEVPSIRTVDMALDVIAEGIAIYDKDERLILCNRAYRQLFGRVGARLQIGMSAADFALQLLSEEGMALGSAEAEAWIRPQIELFRRADGMPQIFPYNNGRWLRAENTLTADGNTVAIRVDVTDLKRVEQELDRQRQDYATLVETIPDFITRLSPDLVYTFVNQRFAACIGLSADAIIGRSCLDFFVEDDPLVDIFRGLTPEEPATAKEQCRVSANGVEIWMLWSNLAVFDGRRLVEYVTVGRDITEMKRQQMRIAEQRSELQRKNEALGQFTSSVSHDLKAPMRQISMFAEMIADDIATGKLEDVPVYATQLRNKSRRLIQLVDSLLDYARIADRISNPQRVGLRDVVEDALGNLQNDIVESDAQMTIEVLPDVIGDSELLKRLFQNIIGNAIKYRRTGVAPELTITGWRDGRFAQIAFSDNGVGIDPQHADRIFDIFQRLHRDESIFPGTGVGLSLARRIAESHGGTIVLDPDYREGACFIVSLPAA
- a CDS encoding SUF system Fe-S cluster assembly protein; this translates as MTLETPADATGETTDARNGIVQSAIPPEELARLSDDVISALKTVYDPEIPADIYELGLIYKIDIEDDRMVKIAMTLTAPGCPVAGEMPGWVENAVGTVEGVSGVEVSMTFDPPWTPDRMSEEAQVAVGWY